The proteins below come from a single Hemibagrus wyckioides isolate EC202008001 linkage group LG22, SWU_Hwy_1.0, whole genome shotgun sequence genomic window:
- the gal3st1a gene encoding galactosylceramide sulfotransferase, with protein sequence MMVGKQGKQGKQWRSVCKGLVLGTLLTSCMILLYCLSSPEVQFSLPEIPVPYSCAHQPSPGHSTTGLGKEKHGCTPKMDIMFMKTHKTASSTILNILFRFGEKHRLKFAFPSSRNDFFYPSLFYRSQVKDYGPGMCFNIMCNHMRFNEAEVAKVLPADTVYITILRDPAELFESSFHYFGRLVPFTWKISGDDKMEEFLSNPQLYYDPEGFNSFYLKNLLFFDFGQDNNLSSDDPKVEEGIRAISRRFHLVMLVEHFEESLILLKDALCWDMEDLLFFKLNARNGSTVSKLTPKLRAKALQWNAIDWKLYQHFNATFWKKVEAYGRERMAANVAELRRRNAEMANICIEGGHAVDAGSIHDTSMQPWQPIGEKTIMGYNLKNNVDKAHQKQCRKMLTPELQYLTDLGVNLWITRLWGHVRDILHW encoded by the exons ATGATGGTCGGGAAGCAGGGGAAGCAGGGGAAGCAGTGGAGGTCGGTGTGTAAAGGTCTGGTTCTTGGTACTCTCCTCACCAGCTGCATGATTCTGCTCTACTGCCTTTCATCTCCTGAGGTGCAGTTCAGTCTTCCAGA AATTCCCGTGCCTTATTCATGTGCCCACCAGCCATCACCAGGCCACTCCACAACTGGTTTGGGAAAGGAGAAGCATGGATGTACACCAAAGATGGATATCATGTTTATGAAAACCCACAAAACGGCCAGCAGCACCATCCTGAACATCCTGTTCCGCTTTGGAGAAAAGCACCGCCTGAAGTTCGCCTTCCCGAGCAGCCGCAACGACTTCTTCTACCCCTCGCTGTTCTACCGCTCGCAGGTGAAGGACTACGGGCCTGGGATGTGCTTCAATATCATGTGCAATCACATGCGCTTCAACGAAGCCGAAGTAGCCAAGGTGCTTCCAGCGGACACCGTCTACATCACCATCCTGAGGGATCCGGCAGAGCTCTTCGAGTCCTCCTTCCATTACTTTGGCCGCTTAGTGCCTTTTACCTGGAAGATCTCCGGGGACGATAAGATGGAAGAGTTCCTCAGTAACCCTCAGCTTTATTACGACCCAGAAGGGTTCAATTCCTTCTACCTCAAGAACTTGCTTTTCTTCGACTTCGGCCAGGATAATAATTTATCCTCGGACGACCCGAAAGTGGAAGAAGGCATCCGTGCAATTTCAAGACGCTTCCACTTGGTCATGCTGGTGGAGCACTTTGAGGAATCGCTCATCCTTTTGAAGGACGCCCTTTGCTGGGATATGGAAGACCTGCTGTTCTTCAAACTCAACGCCCGGAACGGGTCCACCGTCTCCAAGCTGACCCCCAAGCTCAGAGCCAAAGCCTTGCAGTGGAACGCAATTGACTGGAAGCTCTATCAGCACTTTAACGCCACCTTCTGGAAGAAAGTGGAGGCGTATGGTCGAGAGCGCATGGCGGCCAACGTTGCAGAGCTGCGGCGCCGGAACGCGGAAATGGCCAACATCTGCATTGAAGGCGGCCATGCGGTGGACGCCGGGAGCATCCATGATACTTCCATGCAGCCATGGCAACCTATAGGGGAGAAAACTATTATGGGATACaatctgaaaaataatgtaGACAAAGCACATCAGAAACAGTGTAGGAAGATGTTGACGCCTGAGCTGCAGTACCTGACTGACTTGGGAGTCAATTTGTGGATCACTAGACTGTGGGGTCACGTGAGGGATATCCTTCACTGGTAG